In Micromonospora purpureochromogenes, a single window of DNA contains:
- the hrpA gene encoding ATP-dependent RNA helicase HrpA, with product MQNPAVPAEAVTVRDLHRRLSSLMFRDQRRLQRRLDGARKLREPERRDGALAEIAADVARAEARLADRRAAVPVITYPVQLPVSERRDDIAAAIRDHQVVIVAGETGSGKTTQLPKICLELGRGVHGLIGHTQPRRLAARTVADRIAEELGTELGDVVGYKVRFNDQVSDRSLVKLMTDGILLAELQTDRMLRQYDTLIIDEAHERSLNIDFILGYLRQLLPRRPDLKVVITSATIETDRFARHFADADGEPAPIVEVSGRTYPVEVRYRPLVEVSEADEDEGDDEENVRDQIQAIGDAVEELAAEGPGDILVFLSGEREIRDTADALGKLVEKKRSLLGTEILPLYARLSIAEQHRVFAPHAGRRVVLATNVAETSLTVPGIKYVVDPGTARISRYSSRLKVQRLPIEPVSQASANQRKGRCGRTSDGICIRLYDEQDFLSRPEFTDPEILRTNLASVILQMTSIGLGDVAAFPFIDPPDRRNVADGVNLLHELGALDPTETDPAKRLTPLGRRLAQLPVDPRLARMVLEGERNGCATEVVVIAAALSIQDPRERPAEKQAQADQAHARFADKESDFVAFLNLWRYLREQQRTLSSSAFRRMCKAEYLNYLRVREWQDIVSQLRQVLRTPDQGGGGRGRRGATEAPADGGRRGPTADLPEEIDTPKVHQSLLPGLLSHVGLKDAQKHEYLGARGAKFAIFPGSALFKKPPRWVMAAELVETSRLWGRVAGRVEPEWVEPLAQHLVKRSYSEPHWEKKQAAVMAYEKVTLYGIPLVTSRKVNFGRIDPALSRELFIRHALVEGDWQTHHQFWGGNQRLLTEIEELENRARRRDIMVDDETIFHFYDHRIPADVVSGRHFDSWWKKTRREQPELLTFTRELLINAGRGGVDEADYPDEWQADGVTLPLTYTFDPGTPTDGVTVDIPLPLLNQVPAETFDWQVPGLREELVVALIRSLPKAVRRNFVPVPDYARAALAAMPAGEEPLLDALTRQLRRMTGVTVPRDAWDVDRLPAHLRVSFRVLDEENKPVAEGKDLPALQRQLRQEVRQVVAAAAPDVARTGLREWSIDVLPRTIEQVRAGYAVTAYPALVDEGATVGVKVFDSEAEQAAAHWAGTRRLLRLTVPSPAKFLQGRLSNEAKLALSRNPHGGVQELISDAAGAAIDKLIADAGGPAWDAEGFAALRERVRADLIDTVVDVMDLVRRVLAAAYAVEQRLGATRNLAVVAALADIRHQLSGLVHKGFVTETGYARLPDLLRYLTAIERRLDRLPGNPQRDKQQQDRIAVVQKEYADMLAALPPSRRNSAAVRQIRWMIEELRVSVFAQALGTPYPVSEQRIYRAMDDAEGR from the coding sequence GCAAGACCACCCAGCTGCCCAAGATCTGCCTGGAGCTGGGGCGCGGGGTGCACGGCCTGATCGGGCACACCCAGCCCCGCCGGCTGGCCGCCCGGACGGTCGCCGACCGGATCGCCGAGGAACTCGGCACCGAGCTCGGCGACGTGGTCGGCTACAAGGTGCGCTTCAACGACCAGGTGAGCGACCGCAGCCTGGTCAAGCTGATGACCGACGGCATCCTGCTGGCCGAGTTGCAGACCGACCGGATGCTGCGCCAGTACGACACGTTGATCATCGACGAGGCGCACGAGCGCAGCCTCAACATCGACTTCATCCTCGGGTACCTCCGGCAGCTCCTGCCCCGCCGCCCCGACCTCAAGGTGGTCATCACCTCGGCGACCATCGAGACGGACCGGTTCGCCCGGCACTTCGCCGACGCCGACGGCGAGCCGGCCCCGATCGTCGAGGTCTCCGGGCGGACGTACCCGGTGGAGGTGCGGTACCGGCCGCTGGTCGAGGTGAGCGAGGCCGACGAGGACGAGGGCGACGACGAGGAGAACGTCCGCGACCAGATCCAGGCGATCGGCGACGCGGTCGAGGAGCTGGCCGCCGAGGGACCCGGCGACATCCTGGTCTTCCTCTCCGGCGAGCGGGAGATCCGCGACACCGCCGACGCGCTGGGCAAGCTGGTGGAGAAGAAACGGTCGCTGCTCGGCACCGAGATCCTCCCCCTGTACGCCCGGCTGTCGATCGCCGAGCAGCACCGGGTCTTCGCCCCGCACGCCGGGCGGCGGGTGGTGCTGGCCACCAACGTCGCCGAGACGTCGCTGACCGTCCCCGGCATCAAGTACGTGGTGGATCCGGGCACGGCCCGCATCTCGCGCTACTCCAGCCGGCTCAAGGTCCAGCGGCTGCCCATCGAGCCGGTGTCGCAGGCCTCGGCAAACCAGCGCAAGGGCCGCTGCGGGCGTACCTCGGACGGCATCTGCATCCGCCTCTACGACGAGCAGGACTTCCTCTCCCGGCCCGAGTTCACCGACCCGGAGATCCTGCGCACCAACCTCGCCTCGGTCATCCTCCAGATGACCTCGATCGGGCTCGGCGACGTCGCCGCGTTCCCGTTCATCGACCCGCCGGACCGGCGCAACGTCGCCGACGGCGTCAACCTGCTGCACGAGCTGGGCGCGCTCGACCCGACCGAGACCGACCCGGCGAAGCGGCTCACCCCGCTGGGCCGGCGGCTGGCCCAGCTGCCGGTCGACCCCCGGCTGGCCCGGATGGTGCTGGAGGGCGAGCGCAACGGCTGCGCCACCGAGGTGGTGGTGATCGCCGCCGCGCTGTCCATCCAGGACCCGCGCGAGCGGCCGGCGGAGAAGCAGGCGCAGGCCGACCAGGCGCACGCCCGGTTCGCCGACAAGGAGTCCGACTTCGTCGCCTTCCTCAACCTGTGGCGCTACCTGCGAGAGCAGCAGCGAACGCTGTCGTCGAGCGCGTTCCGCCGGATGTGCAAGGCCGAGTACCTGAACTACCTGCGGGTCCGCGAGTGGCAGGACATCGTCAGCCAGTTGCGCCAGGTGCTGCGTACCCCGGATCAGGGCGGCGGCGGGCGCGGCCGGCGCGGCGCGACGGAGGCCCCGGCGGACGGCGGCCGGCGCGGCCCGACCGCGGACCTGCCGGAGGAGATCGACACCCCGAAGGTGCACCAGTCGCTGCTGCCCGGCCTGCTGTCCCACGTCGGGCTCAAGGACGCGCAGAAGCACGAGTACCTGGGGGCGCGCGGTGCGAAGTTCGCGATCTTCCCCGGCTCGGCGCTGTTCAAGAAGCCACCGCGCTGGGTGATGGCCGCCGAGCTGGTGGAGACCTCCCGGCTCTGGGGCCGGGTCGCCGGGCGGGTCGAGCCGGAGTGGGTCGAGCCGCTGGCGCAGCACCTGGTCAAGCGCAGCTACAGCGAGCCGCACTGGGAGAAGAAGCAGGCCGCGGTGATGGCCTACGAGAAGGTCACCCTGTACGGCATCCCGCTGGTCACCTCCCGCAAGGTCAACTTCGGCCGGATCGACCCGGCGCTGTCGCGGGAGCTGTTCATCCGGCACGCCCTGGTCGAGGGCGACTGGCAGACCCACCACCAGTTCTGGGGGGGCAACCAGCGGCTGCTCACCGAGATCGAGGAGCTGGAGAACCGGGCCCGGCGGCGGGACATCATGGTCGACGACGAGACGATCTTCCACTTCTACGACCACCGCATCCCCGCCGACGTGGTCTCCGGCCGGCACTTCGACTCGTGGTGGAAGAAGACCCGGCGGGAGCAGCCGGAGCTGCTCACCTTCACCCGCGAGCTGCTCATCAACGCCGGTCGCGGCGGGGTGGACGAGGCCGACTACCCGGACGAGTGGCAGGCCGACGGGGTCACCCTGCCGCTGACCTACACCTTCGACCCGGGCACCCCGACCGACGGCGTGACCGTGGACATCCCGCTGCCGCTGCTCAACCAGGTGCCGGCGGAGACCTTCGACTGGCAGGTGCCGGGGCTGCGCGAGGAACTGGTCGTCGCGCTGATCCGGTCGCTGCCCAAGGCCGTCCGGCGCAACTTCGTCCCGGTGCCGGACTACGCCCGGGCCGCGCTGGCGGCGATGCCGGCGGGCGAGGAGCCGCTGCTGGACGCGCTGACCCGGCAGCTGCGCCGGATGACCGGCGTCACCGTGCCGCGCGACGCCTGGGACGTCGACCGGCTCCCGGCCCACCTGCGGGTCAGCTTCCGGGTGCTCGACGAGGAGAACAAGCCGGTCGCCGAGGGCAAGGACCTGCCGGCCCTGCAACGCCAGCTCCGCCAGGAGGTACGCCAGGTCGTGGCCGCCGCCGCGCCGGACGTCGCCCGGACGGGCCTCCGTGAGTGGAGCATCGACGTTCTTCCTCGCACCATCGAGCAGGTCCGGGCCGGTTACGCGGTGACCGCGTACCCGGCGCTGGTCGACGAGGGCGCGACGGTCGGGGTGAAGGTGTTCGACTCCGAGGCCGAGCAGGCCGCGGCGCACTGGGCGGGCACCCGGCGGCTGCTGCGGCTGACCGTGCCGTCGCCGGCCAAGTTCCTGCAGGGCCGGCTCTCCAACGAGGCGAAGCTCGCGCTCAGCCGCAACCCGCACGGCGGGGTGCAGGAGCTGATCTCCGATGCCGCCGGGGCCGCGATCGACAAGCTGATCGCCGACGCGGGCGGACCGGCCTGGGACGCCGAGGGCTTCGCCGCGCTGCGCGAGCGGGTCCGCGCCGACCTGATCGACACGGTGGTCGACGTGATGGACCTGGTCCGCCGGGTCCTCGCCGCCGCGTACGCGGTGGAGCAGCGCCTCGGCGCGACCCGCAACCTGGCCGTGGTGGCCGCCCTGGCCGACATCCGCCACCAGCTCTCCGGGCTGGTGCACAAGGGGTTCGTCACCGAGACCGGGTACGCGCGCCTGCCCGACCTGCTGCGCTACCTGACCGCGATCGAACGGCGCCTGGACCGGCTGCCGGGCAACCCGCAGCGGGACAAGCAGCAGCAGGACCGGATCGCGGTGGTGCAGAAGGAGTACGCCGACATGCTCGCCGCGCTGCCGCCCAGCCGCCGCAACTCGGCGGCGGTACGGCAGATCCGGTGGATGATCGAGGAGTTGCGGGTGAGCGTCTTCGCCCAGGCGCTCGGCACCCCGTACCCGGTGTCGGAGCAGCGGATCTACCGGGCGATGGACGACGCCGAGGGGCGCTGA
- a CDS encoding LysR family transcriptional regulator — translation MQLHQLKYFVAVAEVRHFTQAADLVGITQPSLSKQIHALETDLGAPLFERVRGNIALTAAGEVLLPLAKRILADVDTATREVQELVGLRRGRVRLGATPSLATSLAPPVLRRFRDAHPTVDLRVEEGGSQDLVRDLLRGDLDLALIIMPAQGADPGLRADPILRESLVVASVDPLPAARDNGQLRITDLRDQPLVMFREGYDLRDATIQACREAGFEPTISVDGGEMDAVLSFVEAGLGIALVPGIVVARRAGVRVTRLAPPGVRRTIAVARRRDVVPTHAGRELRRILLDYVHDATAADELPPGVEPL, via the coding sequence ATGCAGCTCCATCAGCTCAAGTACTTCGTGGCGGTCGCAGAAGTACGACATTTCACCCAAGCCGCCGACCTCGTCGGCATAACCCAGCCCTCACTGAGTAAGCAAATTCACGCCCTGGAGACCGACCTGGGGGCCCCGCTCTTCGAACGGGTAAGGGGCAACATCGCCCTCACCGCTGCCGGCGAGGTGCTGCTGCCGTTGGCCAAGCGGATCCTCGCCGACGTCGACACCGCCACCCGCGAGGTGCAGGAGCTGGTCGGCCTGCGCCGGGGCCGGGTCCGCCTCGGCGCCACCCCCAGCCTGGCCACCTCGCTCGCCCCGCCGGTGCTGCGCCGGTTCCGCGACGCGCACCCCACCGTGGACCTGCGGGTGGAGGAGGGCGGCTCCCAGGACCTGGTCCGTGACCTGCTGCGCGGCGACCTCGACCTGGCGCTGATCATCATGCCGGCCCAGGGCGCCGACCCGGGGCTGCGCGCCGACCCGATCCTGCGGGAGAGCCTCGTCGTCGCGTCGGTGGACCCGCTGCCCGCCGCCCGGGACAACGGTCAGCTGCGCATCACCGACCTGCGTGATCAGCCCCTGGTGATGTTCCGCGAGGGCTACGACCTGCGCGACGCCACCATCCAGGCCTGCCGGGAGGCCGGCTTCGAGCCGACCATCTCGGTCGACGGCGGCGAGATGGACGCCGTGCTCAGCTTCGTCGAGGCCGGGCTCGGTATCGCCCTGGTGCCCGGCATCGTGGTCGCCCGGCGGGCCGGCGTCCGGGTCACCCGGCTCGCCCCGCCCGGCGTACGGCGGACCATCGCGGTGGCCCGCCGCCGGGACGTGGTGCCCACCCACGCCGGTCGGGAGCTGCGCCGGATACTGCTCGACTACGTGCACGACGCCACCGCCGCCGACGAGCTGCCGCCGGGGGTGGAGCCGCTCTAG
- a CDS encoding succinate dehydrogenase cytochrome b subunit → MHWTTDQSPPSVGRVVITKTRSPIRSNVGLKAVMAVTGILLVLFLVVHMLGNLKIFTGETSFDHYAHWLRDIGTPLLPHTWYLWIQRAVLTGAVVAHIVAATVLARRARAARPVKYAHRKKIQGSYAARTMRWGGVIILLFVIYHILDLTTGHLNPQGDAGNPYGNVVTDFAPERWYVTLFYTLAIVTVGFHLRHGIFSALRSLGQQTPKGERRNRAIALVVAVGLCAGYLVVPFAVLTGLVS, encoded by the coding sequence ATGCATTGGACGACTGATCAAAGTCCTCCTAGCGTCGGTCGGGTGGTAATCACGAAAACTCGGTCGCCCATCCGCTCGAACGTCGGCCTGAAGGCCGTCATGGCGGTGACGGGCATCCTCCTGGTGCTCTTCCTCGTCGTCCACATGCTGGGGAACCTGAAGATCTTCACCGGCGAGACGTCGTTCGACCACTACGCCCACTGGCTGCGGGACATCGGCACGCCGCTGCTGCCCCACACCTGGTACCTGTGGATCCAGCGCGCCGTGCTCACCGGCGCCGTGGTGGCGCACATCGTGGCGGCCACCGTGCTGGCCCGGCGCGCCCGCGCCGCCCGCCCGGTGAAGTACGCCCACCGCAAGAAGATCCAGGGCAGCTACGCCGCCCGCACGATGCGCTGGGGTGGGGTGATCATCCTGCTCTTCGTGATCTACCACATCCTGGACCTGACCACCGGTCACCTGAACCCTCAGGGCGACGCCGGCAACCCGTACGGCAACGTGGTCACGGACTTCGCGCCGGAGCGCTGGTACGTCACGCTCTTCTACACCCTGGCGATCGTCACCGTCGGTTTCCACCTGCGGCACGGCATCTTCAGCGCGCTGCGCAGCCTGGGCCAGCAGACGCCGAAGGGTGAGCGTCGCAACCGGGCGATCGCGCTGGTCGTCGCGGTCGGCCTCTGCGCCGGCTACCTGGTGGTCCCGTTCGCCGTACTCACCGGATTGGTGTCCTGA
- a CDS encoding fumarate reductase/succinate dehydrogenase flavoprotein subunit: MDLFIEGDPIADTKAPEGPVEKRWETRRFEAKLVNPANRRKMTVIVVGTGLAGGSAAATLAEQGYRVKSYCYQDSPRRAHSIAAQGGINAAKNYRNDGDSVHRLFYDTVKGGDFRSRESNVHRLAEVSVNIIDQCVAQGVPFAREYGGLLDTRSFGGAQVQRTFYARGQTGQQLLLGAYQALERQIGLGNVEMNARHEMLELVLVDGKARGIVVRDLVTGEISTEMADAVVLASGGYGNVFYLSTNAKGCNVTATWRAHRKGAYFANPCYTQIHPTCIPVSGDHQSKLTLMSESLRNDGRVWVPKAKGDDRAPRDIPEDERDYYLERIYPSFGNLVPRDIASRAAKNVCDEGRGVGPTKLGVYLDFADAINRLGRKAIEAKYGNLFEMYERITGEDPYEVPMRIYPAVHYTMGGLWVDYDLQSTIPGLFVIGEANFSDHGANRLGASALMQGLADGYFVLPSTIAHYLATGALEKVDASHPEAIAARRDVEDRITRLLAVNGDRTVDSFHRELGQIMWEHCGMERSEAGLRKAIDEIRTLRDEFWQRVRVPGDGEGLNQSLEKAGRVADFFELAELMCIDALHREESCGGHFRAEHQTPDGEAQRDDDRFAYVAAWEYTGTGEPVVLHKEDLKFEYVHPTQRSYK; encoded by the coding sequence ATGGATCTCTTCATCGAGGGCGACCCGATCGCCGACACGAAGGCACCCGAGGGCCCGGTCGAGAAGCGCTGGGAGACACGCCGCTTCGAGGCCAAGCTGGTCAACCCGGCCAACCGCCGGAAGATGACCGTGATCGTGGTGGGCACCGGGCTGGCCGGCGGCTCCGCCGCGGCGACGCTGGCCGAGCAGGGCTACCGGGTCAAGTCCTACTGCTACCAGGACAGCCCGCGGCGGGCCCACTCGATCGCCGCGCAGGGCGGCATCAACGCCGCCAAGAACTACCGCAACGACGGCGACTCGGTGCACCGGCTCTTCTACGACACCGTCAAGGGCGGCGACTTCCGCTCGCGGGAGTCGAACGTGCACCGGCTGGCCGAGGTCTCGGTCAACATCATCGACCAGTGCGTGGCGCAGGGTGTGCCGTTCGCCCGCGAGTACGGCGGCCTGCTCGACACCCGCTCCTTCGGCGGCGCGCAGGTGCAGCGGACCTTCTACGCGCGGGGCCAGACGGGCCAGCAGCTGCTGCTCGGGGCGTACCAGGCGCTCGAGCGGCAGATCGGCCTGGGCAACGTGGAGATGAACGCCCGGCACGAGATGCTGGAGCTGGTCCTCGTGGACGGCAAGGCCCGGGGCATCGTCGTCCGGGACCTGGTCACCGGCGAGATCAGCACCGAGATGGCCGACGCGGTGGTGCTCGCCTCCGGCGGCTACGGCAACGTCTTCTACCTCTCCACCAACGCCAAGGGCTGCAACGTCACCGCCACCTGGCGGGCGCACCGCAAGGGCGCGTACTTCGCCAACCCCTGCTACACGCAGATCCACCCGACCTGCATCCCGGTCTCCGGCGACCACCAGTCGAAGCTGACCCTGATGAGCGAGTCGCTGCGCAACGACGGCCGGGTCTGGGTGCCGAAGGCCAAGGGCGACGACCGCGCGCCGCGGGACATCCCCGAGGACGAGCGGGACTACTACCTGGAGCGGATCTACCCGTCCTTCGGCAACCTGGTCCCCCGCGACATCGCCTCCCGCGCCGCGAAGAACGTCTGCGACGAGGGCCGGGGCGTCGGCCCGACGAAGCTCGGCGTCTACCTCGACTTCGCCGACGCCATCAACCGGCTGGGCCGCAAGGCGATCGAGGCCAAGTACGGCAACCTCTTCGAGATGTACGAGCGGATCACCGGCGAGGACCCGTACGAGGTCCCGATGCGGATCTACCCCGCCGTGCACTACACGATGGGCGGCCTCTGGGTCGACTACGACCTCCAGTCGACCATCCCGGGTCTGTTCGTGATCGGTGAGGCGAACTTCTCCGACCACGGCGCGAACCGGCTCGGCGCCTCGGCGCTGATGCAGGGCCTTGCCGACGGCTACTTCGTGCTGCCCAGCACGATCGCCCACTACCTGGCCACCGGCGCGCTGGAGAAGGTCGACGCCAGCCACCCCGAGGCGATCGCGGCCCGCCGCGACGTCGAGGACCGGATCACCCGGCTGCTGGCGGTCAACGGCGACCGGACCGTGGACTCGTTCCACCGGGAGCTGGGCCAGATCATGTGGGAGCACTGCGGCATGGAGCGCAGCGAGGCCGGGCTGCGCAAGGCCATCGACGAGATCCGCACGCTGCGGGACGAGTTCTGGCAGCGGGTGCGGGTGCCGGGCGACGGCGAGGGGCTCAACCAGTCGCTGGAGAAGGCCGGCCGGGTGGCCGACTTCTTCGAGCTGGCCGAGCTGATGTGCATCGACGCCCTGCACCGCGAGGAGTCCTGCGGCGGCCACTTCCGGGCCGAGCACCAGACCCCGGACGGCGAGGCGCAGCGCGACGACGACCGGTTCGCCTACGTGGCGGCCTGGGAGTACACCGGCACCGGTGAGCCGGTCGTGCTGCACAAGGAAGACCTGAAGTTCGAATACGTCCACCCGACGCAGCGGAGCTACAAGTGA
- a CDS encoding succinate dehydrogenase/fumarate reductase iron-sulfur subunit: protein MNLTLRIWRQSGPEDKGRMVTYQVDDVSPDMSFLEMLDVLNERLILAGEEPVAFDHDCREGICGMCGLMINGDAHGPQRGTTACQLHMRQFSDGETIDIEPWRARAFPVIKDLVVNRSAFDKIIAAGGYITAPTGSAPEAHSTPVAKANADAAFESAACIGCGACVAACPNGSGMLFTAAKLTQLSLLPQGQPERYTRVIGMVDAHDEAGFGGCTNAGECTVVCPKGIPLNTIGRLNRDYLKATTKGAGTPGS from the coding sequence GTGAACCTGACCCTGCGCATCTGGCGCCAGTCCGGCCCTGAGGACAAGGGTCGGATGGTGACCTACCAGGTCGACGACGTCTCCCCGGACATGTCGTTCCTGGAGATGCTCGACGTTCTCAACGAGCGACTCATCCTCGCCGGCGAGGAGCCGGTCGCGTTCGACCACGACTGCCGCGAGGGCATCTGCGGCATGTGCGGTCTGATGATCAACGGCGACGCGCACGGCCCCCAGCGTGGCACCACCGCCTGCCAGCTGCACATGCGGCAGTTCTCCGACGGCGAGACGATCGACATCGAGCCGTGGCGGGCCCGCGCCTTCCCGGTCATCAAGGACCTGGTGGTCAACCGGAGCGCCTTCGACAAGATCATCGCCGCCGGCGGGTACATCACCGCCCCGACCGGCAGCGCCCCCGAGGCGCACTCCACGCCGGTGGCCAAGGCCAACGCGGACGCCGCCTTCGAGTCGGCCGCCTGCATCGGCTGCGGCGCCTGCGTCGCGGCCTGCCCCAACGGCTCCGGCATGCTCTTCACCGCCGCCAAGCTCACCCAGCTCTCGCTGCTGCCGCAGGGCCAGCCGGAGCGCTACACCCGGGTGATCGGCATGGTCGACGCGCACGACGAGGCCGGCTTCGGCGGCTGCACCAACGCCGGTGAGTGCACCGTGGTCTGCCCGAAGGGCATCCCGCTGAACACCATCGGCCGGCTCAACCGCGACTACCTGAAGGCCACCACCAAGGGCGCCGGCACCCCCGGCTCCTGA
- a CDS encoding zinc-dependent alcohol dehydrogenase, producing MKALTWHGKRDVRVEEVPDPRIEEPTDAIVRITSTAICGSDLHLYEVLGPYLKPGDILGHEPMGIVEEVGPGVTRLKPGDRVVVPFNISCGDCWMCRRQLYAQCETTQVTSEGKGASLFGYTSLYGSVPGGQAEYLRVPYAQFGPVKIPETGPDERYLYLSDILPTAWQAVKYADTPPGGTLAVFGLGPVGQFCARIGRHLGAERVIGLDLVPERLEMARRHGIETLDVSELDDVPATLIDLVDGRGPDAVIDAVGMEAHGATAGKLAQTAAGLLPDKLAQTMTDKVGVDRLVVLKAALKAVRRGGTVSISGVYGGEVDPLPLMEMFDRGIQLRMGQCHVRRWTDEIMPLLSGDDDPLGVEDLRTHRVPLARAPQAYEMFQKKQDGCVKVVLAP from the coding sequence ATGAAGGCACTGACCTGGCACGGCAAGCGTGACGTCCGGGTGGAGGAGGTACCCGACCCGCGGATCGAGGAGCCCACGGACGCGATCGTCCGGATCACCTCCACCGCGATCTGCGGCTCCGACCTGCACCTGTACGAGGTGCTCGGGCCGTACCTGAAGCCCGGCGACATCCTCGGGCACGAGCCGATGGGCATCGTCGAGGAGGTCGGCCCGGGCGTGACCCGGCTCAAGCCGGGTGACCGGGTGGTCGTCCCGTTCAACATCTCCTGCGGCGACTGCTGGATGTGCCGGCGGCAGCTCTACGCCCAGTGCGAGACCACCCAGGTCACCTCCGAGGGAAAGGGCGCGTCGCTGTTCGGCTACACCTCGCTCTACGGTTCCGTCCCCGGCGGCCAGGCCGAGTACCTGCGGGTCCCGTACGCCCAGTTCGGCCCGGTGAAGATCCCGGAGACCGGCCCGGACGAGCGCTACCTCTACCTCAGCGACATCCTGCCCACCGCCTGGCAGGCGGTGAAGTACGCCGACACCCCGCCCGGCGGCACCCTCGCCGTCTTCGGGCTGGGGCCGGTGGGCCAGTTCTGCGCCCGGATCGGCCGGCACCTGGGCGCCGAGCGGGTGATCGGGCTGGACCTGGTGCCGGAGCGGCTGGAGATGGCCCGCCGGCACGGCATCGAGACCCTCGACGTCAGTGAGCTCGATGACGTGCCGGCCACCCTGATCGACCTGGTCGACGGGCGCGGCCCGGACGCGGTGATCGACGCGGTCGGCATGGAGGCGCACGGCGCCACCGCGGGCAAGCTGGCCCAGACCGCCGCCGGGCTGCTGCCGGACAAGCTCGCCCAGACGATGACCGACAAGGTCGGCGTCGACCGGCTGGTGGTGCTCAAGGCCGCGCTCAAGGCGGTCCGCCGGGGCGGCACCGTCTCCATCTCCGGCGTGTACGGCGGCGAGGTGGACCCGCTGCCGCTGATGGAGATGTTCGACCGGGGCATCCAGCTGCGGATGGGGCAGTGCCACGTGCGCCGCTGGACCGACGAGATCATGCCGCTGCTCTCCGGCGACGACGACCCGCTGGGTGTGGAGGACCTGCGTACCCACCGGGTGCCGCTGGCGCGGGCGCCACAGGCGTACGAGATGTTCCAGAAGAAGCAGGACGGCTGCGTCAAGGTCGTGCTCGCACCGTGA
- a CDS encoding SDR family NAD(P)-dependent oxidoreductase: MSRVVVVTGATSGIGRAAARKFAGRGDRLVLAARSPATLAEVRRECRDAGAEVREVPTDVTAPGAVDALAEAALREFGRIDVWVHTAAVMAYGRFEEIPAEVFDQVVRTDLLASAGVARVALRQFKAAGGGTLILTGSVLGHITAPYMSGYVTSKWGLHGLARTLQQESRELPGVYVCLVTPGSVDTPVYQQAANYLGRMGRPPLPITTPQRVARAIVDCADRPRREISVGRLNLIMRTGFTMLPGVYDALVGPLMRWGGLTDRQVPPHEGAVFAPNPAGEAVRGGWLPDLPRLARSVGDTATSALTAGAAALRRLR, encoded by the coding sequence GTGAGCCGGGTGGTGGTGGTCACCGGGGCGACCAGCGGCATCGGCCGGGCGGCCGCCCGGAAGTTCGCCGGGCGCGGGGACCGACTCGTCCTCGCCGCCCGCTCCCCCGCCACCCTCGCCGAGGTACGCCGCGAGTGCCGCGACGCCGGCGCCGAGGTACGGGAGGTGCCCACCGACGTGACCGCCCCGGGCGCGGTCGACGCCCTGGCGGAGGCGGCGCTGCGGGAGTTCGGCCGGATCGACGTCTGGGTGCACACCGCGGCGGTGATGGCGTACGGGCGCTTCGAGGAGATCCCGGCGGAGGTCTTCGACCAGGTGGTGCGGACCGACCTGCTCGCCTCCGCCGGGGTGGCCCGGGTCGCGCTGCGGCAGTTCAAGGCCGCCGGCGGCGGCACCCTGATCCTCACCGGCTCGGTGCTCGGGCACATCACCGCGCCCTACATGAGCGGCTACGTCACCAGCAAGTGGGGCCTGCACGGCCTGGCCCGGACGTTGCAGCAGGAGTCGCGGGAGCTGCCCGGGGTGTACGTCTGCCTGGTCACCCCCGGCAGCGTGGACACTCCGGTCTACCAGCAGGCCGCCAACTACCTGGGCCGGATGGGCCGACCGCCGCTGCCGATCACCACCCCGCAACGGGTGGCCCGGGCGATCGTCGACTGCGCCGACCGGCCCCGCCGGGAGATCTCGGTGGGCCGGCTCAACCTGATCATGCGGACCGGCTTCACGATGCTGCCCGGCGTCTACGACGCGCTGGTCGGGCCGCTGATGCGCTGGGGCGGGCTGACCGACCGGCAGGTGCCGCCGCACGAGGGTGCGGTGTTCGCCCCCAACCCGGCCGGCGAGGCCGTCCGCGGCGGCTGGCTGCCCGACCTCCCCCGCCTGGCCCGGTCCGTGGGCGACACCGCCACCTCGGCCCTCACCGCCGGCGCCGCCGCCCTCCGCCGCCTCCGCTGA